From one Asterias amurensis chromosome 10, ASM3211899v1 genomic stretch:
- the LOC139942578 gene encoding uncharacterized protein, protein MSEAAVHTETTGKIRHVHIECPICLTRFIDPKILDCQHSFCLKCLQELVNKHDPKTRFIICPVCREKTSIPAKGPSALLNCFLLSSLIDDVINPNSPEVDINPLVSICEGCDEGLDAVSRCVDCDANFCKICLEYHAKIKLNRHHRVVNAAGSSNEGSRDKTKTCSPKCRKHTDQELCFYCETCDLLVCPKCAVLDHRSCDHNLSEINDSIRSYRLAVEEAFMKFDECRKQFQKVDDSIKHSQQRLQTMVDQALRDIVAKEEKEIAKISKASRLLQDKITQIGKERGEEFGRLQISNSDKMSRAEQIVASVNDLMQHADDFELLDLKPKVMHNLTFHKELQFQTVQHSKSFIGFKGHDVISDADIGEILDEEKWEVKTEFGKKGKGEGVFKVAWDVTCLSNDDIIVTDLERRILSKFTSSGSYKSQGVQSRTEDGQLQDPAGVAVTSDDLLLVTDGQDVKVYDSELRFIRKFRPSRNQVEGQSDSILAGIAVDKKDRIAVADCERKVIYLHNKDGSSISIIHHDGIGVIGSPRFMSVNSKELLIFTNRDESKLVCVDFMGNEVFNISTSIDGKPVKPNDVCCDGAGDIYACILCDDGDGDGDGDGDGDDDDDGDDFCEIHHYDPSGEHIGCVARGLNKPLGMTFSPTGDLIVADLKSVKILHRV, encoded by the coding sequence ATGTCCGAAGCTGCCGTTCACACTGAGACCACTGgcaagattagacatgtacacatcgaatgcccaatctgcTTGACTCGGTTCATcgatccgaaaatcctggactgccagcacagcttctgcttaaaatgtcttcaggaacttgTAAACAAACATGATCCAAAGACGCGTTTCATCATTTGCCCAGTGTGTAGAGAGAAAACTTCAATCCCAGCTAAGGGACCATCGGCTCTTCTCAACTGCTTTCTTTTGAGCTcgcttattgatgacgtcatcaacccGAATAGTCCCGAGGTGGACATTAATCCTCTTGTGTCGATttgcgaaggatgcgacgaaggtcttgatgccgtctcacggtgtgttgactgtgatGCGAATTTTTGCAAGATTTGTTTGGAATACCAcgccaaaataaaattgaacaggCATCATCGAGTCGTGAATGCAGCCGGGTCTTCAAATGAGGGATCCAGAGACAAGACAAAAACTTGCTCTCCAAAATGCCGGAAACACACTGATCAGGAACTGTGTTTTTACTGTGAAACGTGTGATTTACTCGTGTGTCCTAAATGTGCGGTGCTCGATCACCGATCGTGCGACCACAACCTTTCTGAAATCAATGATTCCATTCGATCGTATCGTCTAGCTGTTGAAGAGGCTTTTATGAAGTTTGATGAATGTCGCAAGCAATTTCAAAAAGTTGATGACTCTATCAAACACTCACAGCAAAGATTACAGACCATGGTCGACCAGGCTCTTCGAgatattgtggctaaggaggaaAAGGAAATTGCCAAAATCAGCAAAGCATCTCGCCTCCTTCAAGACAAAATAACTCAAATTGGTAAAGAAAGAGGTGAGGAATTCGGCAGATTACAAATCAGCAATAGCGAtaagatgagccgtgcagagcagatagtagcttcagtcaacgacttgatgcaacatgctgatgactttgagctgctggacctcaagCCAAAGGTCATGCACAACTTGACATTCCACAAAGAGCtccagtttcaaacagtgcaacatagcaagtcattcatcgggttcaaaggtcatgatgtcATCTCTGATGCGGATATCGGTGAAATACTAGATGAAGAGAAGTGGGAGGTGAAGACAGAGTTTGGTAAAAAAGGGAAAGGTGAGGGGGTATTCAAAGTTGCATGGGACGTTACTTGTTTAAGCAACGATGACATCATCGTTACTGATTTGGAACGGCGGATATTATCAAAATTTACATCGAGTGGCAGTTACAAATCTCAAGGTGTGCAAAGTAGAACAGAAGATGGACAACTACAAGACCCTGCCGGTGTTGcggtgacctctgatgacctgcttctggttactgacggacaggatgtaaaggtttatgatagCGAACTGCGATTTATTCGTAAGTTCAGACCATCACGGAATCAAGTCGAGGGGCAGTCAGATAGTATACTCGCTGGTATTGCTGTTGACAAGAAAGATCGTATTGCAGTGGCTGACTGTGAGAGAAAGGTAATATATCTTCATAACAAGGATGGATCCAGCATTTCCATAATACATCATGATGGTATTGGCGTCATCGGCAGTCCAAGGTTTATGTCTGTTAACAGCAAGGAACTACTGATCTTTACAAACCGCGATGAGTCGAAActagtttgtgtggatttcatgggaaacgaggtgttcaatatcagcacCTCCATTGACGGCAAACCTGTAAAGCCTAACGATGTGTGTTGTGATGGTGCTGGGGATATATATGCGTGTATCTTATGcgatgatggtgatggtgatggtgatggtgatggtgatggtgatgatgatgatgatggtgatgacttttgtgagatacatcattacgatccatcaggtgagcacatcggctgtgtagcACGTGGCTTGAACAAACCTCTAGGCATGACTTTTTCTCCAACCGGCGACCTCATCGTGGCTGATTTGAAATCAGTCAAGATATTGCATCGCGTGTGA
- the LOC139942947 gene encoding uncharacterized protein, with amino-acid sequence MAEAALHTETTCKIRQVHIECPICLTRFIDPKILDCQHSFCLKCLQELVDRHDPKTRFITCPVCREKTSIPAKGPSALLNSFLLSSLIDDVINPKSPEVDINPLVSICEGCDEGLDAVSRCVDCEANFCKTCLEYHAKIKLNRHHRVVNAAGSSNEGSRDKTKTCPTKCRKHTDQELCFYCVTCDLLVCPKCAVLDHRSSNHNLSEINDSIRLYRLAVEEALMKFDECRKQFQKVDNSIKHSQHRLQTMVDQALRDIVAKEEEEVANIRKASRLFQDRITQIGQERGEEFGRIQISNSDQMSRAEQIVASVNDLMQHADDFELLDLKPKVMHNLTFHKELQFQTVQHSKSFIWFKGHDVVTDADIGEILEEEKWEVKTEFGKSGECEGEFEFAWNVACFSNDEIVVSDLKRLILSKFTSNGSYKSKGVQSRTEDGQLEHPTGAAVTSDDLLLVTDGQDVKVYDGELRFIRKFRPSQNEVEGQSGSMLFGIAVDKKKDRIAVSDCRGKVISLHNKDGSTFSTIHHDEIDGMGFLSVNSKERLIFTNHDESKLACLDFMGNEVFNISTSIDGKPVKPTGVCCDDAGDIYVSIHCDTEGTSEIHHYDASGKHIGCVAGGLLYPQGLTFTTTGDLIVADLNSVKILHRV; translated from the coding sequence atggccgaagctgcacttcacactgagaccacttgcaagattagacaagtacacatcgaatgcccaatctgcTTGACTCGGTTCATcgatccgaaaatcctggactgccagcacagcttctgcttaaaatgtcttcaggaacttgTAGACAGACATGATCCAAAGACGCGTTTCATCACTTGCCCAGTGTGTAGAGAGAAAACTTCAATCCCAGCTAAGGGACCATCTGCTCTTCTCAACAGCTTTCTGTTGAGCTcgcttattgatgacgtcatcaacccGAAAAGTCCCGAGGTGGACATTAATCCTCTTGTGTCGATttgcgaaggatgcgacgaaggtcttgatgccgtctcacggtgtgttgactgtgaaGCTAATTTTTGCAAGACTTGCTTGGAATACCAcgccaaaataaaattgaacaggCATCATCGAGTCGTTAATGCAGCCGGGTCGTCAAATGAGGGATCCAGAGACAAGACAAAAACTTGCCCTACAAAATGCCGGAAACACACTGATCAGGAACTGTGTTTTTATTGCGTCACGTGTGACTTACTTGTTTGTCCTAAATGTGCGGTGCTCGATCACCGATCGTCAAACCACAACCTTTCTGAAATCAATGATTCCATTCGATTGTATCGTCTAGCTGTTGAAGAGGCTTTGATGAAGTTTGATGAATGTCGCAagcaatttcaaaaagtggatAATTCTATAAAACACTCACAGCATAGATTACAGACCATGGTCGACCAGGCTCTTCGAgatattgtggctaaggaggaaGAGGAAGTTGCCAACATCAGAAAAGCATCTCGCCTCTTTCAAGACAGAATTACTcaaatcggtcaagaaagaggTGAGGAATTTGGCAGGATACAAATCAGCAATAGCGATCagatgagccgtgcagagcagatcgtagcttcagtcaatgacttaatgcaacatgctgatgactttgagctgctggacctcaagCCAAAGGTTATGCACAACTTGACATTCCACAAAGAACtccagtttcaaacagtgcagcatagcaagtcattcatctggttcaaaggtcatgatgtcGTCACTGATGCGGATAtcggtgaaatactagaggAAGAGAAGTGGGAGGTGAAGACAGAGTTTGGTAAATCAGGGGAATGTGAGGGGGAGTTCGAGTTTGCATGGAACGTTGCTTGTTTCAGCAACGATGAAATCGTCGTTAGTGATTTGAAACGGTTGATATTATCCAAATTTACATCGAATGGTAGTTACAAATCTAAAGGTGTGCAAAGTAGAACAGAAGATGGACAACTAGAACACCCTACGGGTGCTGcggtgacctctgatgacctgcttctggttacTGACGGACAGGATGTTAAGGTTTATGATGGAGAACTGCGATTTATTCGCAAGTTCAGACCCTCACAGAATGAAGTCGAGGGGCAGTCAGGGAGTATGCTTTTTGGTATTGCTGTTGACAAGAAGAAAGATCGTATTGCAGTGTCTGACTGTCGGGGAAAGGTAATATCTCTTCATAACAAAGATGGATCCACCttttccacaatacatcatgatGAGATTGACGGCATGGGCTTTTTATCTGTTAACAGCAAGGAGCGACTGATCTTCACAAACCACGATGAGTCGAAACTAGCTTGTctggatttcatgggaaacgaggtgttcaaCATCAGCACCTCCATTGACGGCAAACCTGTGAAGCCTACTGGTGTGTGTTGTGATGATGCTGGCGATATATACGTGTCTATTCATTGCGATACGGAGGGAACCAGTGAGATACatcattacgatgcatcaggtaagcacatcggctgtgtagctGGTGGCTTGCTCTATCCTCAAGGCTTGACGTTTACTACTACCGGTGACCTCATCGTGGCTGACTTGAACTCAGTCAAAATATTGCATCGCGTGTGA
- the LOC139943024 gene encoding uncharacterized protein, with translation MAEAALHTATTCKIRHVHIECPICLTRFIDPKILDCQHSFCLKCLQELVDKQDSKTDFILCPVCREKTSIPAKGPSALLNCFLLSSLIDDVINPNSPEVDINPLVSICEGCDEGLEAVSRCIDCDANFCKICLEYHAKIKLNRHHRVVNAAGSSNEGSRNQKKTCSPKCRKHTDQELCFYCETCDLLVCLKCVVFDHRAQNHKLTEIKDSIRTYRQAVEEALMRFDECRKQFQKVDDFIKHSQHRLQLMVDRALQDIVAKEEEEVEKIRKASRLLQERVTQISIERGGEFGSKQSINSDKMSRAEQIVASVNDLMQHADDFELLDLKLKVMHNLTFHNELKFQTVQHSKSFIWFKGHDVVTDADIGEILEEEKWEVKTEFGKEGEGEGEFKFTWDVACLSNDDIVVTDSERQILSTFTSNGSYKSQGVQSRTEDGQLEDPGGVAVTSDDLLLVTDGEDVKVYDRELRYIRKFRPSQNEVEGQSESLLVSIAVDKKDRIAVYDFGRKVISLHNKDGSTISTIHHDDSGDSGYPSFISVNSKEQLIFTNLLESKLVCVDFMGNEVFNISTSLDGKPIFSTGVCCDDAGDIYACIVRKNGDGDVDGDGDGDGDGDGDGDGDGDGGGGGDGDGDGDGDGDGDGDGDGDGDVDGDGDDVGGGGGGGDGVGDGDGDGDGDGDGDGDGDGDGDGDGDGDGDGDGDGICEIHHYDASGEHIGCVARGLHCPLGMTFTPTGDLIVAALLSVKILHRV, from the coding sequence atggccgaagctGCACTTCACACTGCgaccacttgcaagattagacatgtacacatcgaatgcccaatctgcTTGACTCGGTTTATcgatccgaaaatcctggactgccagcacagcttctgcttaaaatgtcttcaggaacttgTAGACAAACAGGATTCGAAGACGGATTTCATCCTTTGCCCAGTGTGTAGAGAGAAAACTTCAATCCCAGCTAAGGGACCATCGGCTCTTCTCAACTGCTTTCTTTTGAGCTcgcttattgatgacgtcatcaatccgAATAGTCCCGAGGTGGACATTAACCCTCTTGTCTCGATttgcgaaggatgcgacgaaggtcttgaaGCCGTCTCACGGTGTATTGACTGTGATGCGAACTTTTGCAAGATTTGTTTGGAATACCAcgccaaaataaaattgaacaggCATCATCGAGTCGTTAATGCAGCCGGGTCGTCAAATGAGGGATCCagaaaccagaaaaaaacttgctcTCCAAAATGCCggaaacacactgaccaggaactTTGTTTTTACTGTGAAACGTGTGACTTACTTGTTTGTCTCAAATGTGTGGTATTTGATCACAGAGCGCAAAACCACAAACTAACTGAAATCAAAGACTCCATTCGTACTTATCGTCAAGCTGTTGAAGAGGCATTGATGAGATTTGATGAATGTCGCAAGCAATTTCAAAAAGTAGATGACTTTATCAAACACTCACAGCATAGATTACAGCTCATGGTCGACCGGGCTCTTCAAgatattgtggctaaggaggaaGAGGAAGTCGAGAAAATTAGAAAAGCATCTCGCCTCCTTCAAGAAAGAGTCACTCAAATCAGCATAGAGAGAGGTGGGGAATTCGGCAGCAAGCAGAGCATCAACAGCGATAAAatgagccgtgcagagcagatcgtagcttcagtcaacGACTTGATGCAACATGCTGATGACTTTGAGCTACTGGACCTCAAGCTAAAGGTTATGCACAACTTGACATTCCACAATGAGCTcaagtttcaaacagtgcagcatagcaagtcattcatctggttcaaaggtcatgatgtcGTCACTGATGCGGATAtcggtgaaatactagaggAAGAGAAGTGGGAGGTGAAGACAGAGTTTGGTAAAGAAGGTGAAGGTGAGGGGGAGTTCAAGTTTACATGGGACGTTGCTTGTTTAAGCAACGATGACATCGTCGTTACTGATTCTGAGCGGCAAATATTATCCACATTTACATCGAATGGTAGTTACAAATCTCAAGGTGTGCAAAGTAGAACAGAAGATGGACAACTAGAAGACCCTGGCGGTGTTGCGGTGACAtctgatgacctgcttctggttacAGACGGAGaggatgtaaaggtttatgatagagAACTACGATATATTCGCAAGTTCAGACCCTCACAGAACGAAGTCGAGGGGCAGTCAGAGAGTTTACTCGTTAGTATTGCTGTTGACAAGAAAGATCGTATTGCAGTGTATGACTTTGGGAGAAAGGTAATATCTCTTCATAACAAGGATGGATCCACcatttccacaatacatcatgatGATAGTGGCGATAGTGGCTATCCAAGCTTTATATCTGTTAACAGCAAGGAGCAACTGATCTTTACAAACCTTCTCGAGTCGAAActagtttgtgtggatttcatgggaaacgaggtgttTAATATAAGCACCTCCCTTGACGGCAAACCTATATTTTCTACTGGTGTGTGTTGTGATGATGCTGGAGATATATATGCGTGTATCGTACGCAAAAATGGTGATGGTGATGtcgatggtgatggtgatggtgatggtgatggtgatggtgatggtgatggtgatggtgatggtggtggtggtggtgatggtgatggtgatggtgatggcgatggtgatggtgatggtgatggtgatggcgATGGTGATGttgatggcgatggcgatgatgttggtggtggtggtggtggtggtgatggtgttggtgatggtgatggtgatggtgatggtgatggtgatggtgatggtgatggtgatggtgatggtgatggtgatggtgatggtgatggtgatggtgatggtgatggtatttgtgagatacatcattacgatgcatcaggtgagcacatcggctgtgtagctcgTGGCTTGCACTGTCCTCTAGGCATGACGTTTACTCCGACCGGTGACCTCATCGTGGCTGCTCTGCTCTCGGTAAAGATATTGCATCGAGTGTAA